Proteins found in one Sporosarcina jeotgali genomic segment:
- a CDS encoding HIT family protein, producing the protein MSSCIFCKIAAGELPGEVLYEDEHVIAFMDIMPVTKGHVLLIPKNHRENVYDLTSDEASHLFAVAPKLANAIKDTFNPAGMNLVQNNGAAAGQAVFHFHLHFVPRYDETDGYRPTWDQKTEEFPSERIHELAGDIKKHLQTHA; encoded by the coding sequence ATGTCCTCTTGTATTTTCTGTAAAATCGCAGCTGGGGAACTCCCTGGAGAAGTTTTGTATGAAGATGAACACGTAATTGCTTTCATGGACATTATGCCAGTCACTAAAGGGCATGTCCTCTTAATTCCTAAAAACCATAGGGAAAATGTGTATGACCTGACTTCCGATGAGGCTTCTCATCTATTTGCAGTTGCTCCTAAACTTGCAAATGCCATTAAGGATACGTTTAACCCTGCTGGGATGAACCTTGTCCAAAATAATGGTGCTGCAGCAGGCCAAGCCGTTTTCCACTTCCATCTGCATTTTGTTCCAAGATATGATGAAACAGATGGGTACCGTCCAACATGGGATCAAAAAACAGAAGAATTCCCTAGTGAACGAATTCACGAACTTGCAGGAGACATTAAAAAACATCTCCAAACACACGCATAA
- a CDS encoding HTH-type transcriptional regulator Hpr, with protein sequence MSEQEYSYKEAMIYTQRLAQMSKALWKAVEKDWQQWIKPYDLNINEHHILWIAYHLQGATISDIAKFGVMHVSTAFNFSKKLEQRGYLKFFKKEDDRRNTYVLVTELGEELLKEMTENYFVSDHTILDGSLPIKNLYGKFPEFLEVMSVIRNVYGEDFMEIFEKGFESLGQTFNEENGHLTAAPANLKLASGEDK encoded by the coding sequence ATGTCCGAACAGGAATATTCCTACAAGGAAGCAATGATTTACACTCAACGTCTTGCGCAGATGTCGAAAGCGTTGTGGAAGGCTGTTGAAAAAGACTGGCAACAATGGATAAAACCTTATGACTTGAATATTAACGAACATCATATCCTTTGGATTGCCTATCATCTGCAAGGTGCCACAATATCGGATATTGCAAAGTTTGGAGTCATGCATGTCTCTACTGCATTCAACTTTTCCAAAAAGCTGGAACAGCGAGGGTACTTAAAGTTTTTCAAAAAAGAAGATGACCGCAGGAATACATATGTCCTCGTCACTGAACTGGGCGAAGAATTACTTAAAGAAATGACGGAAAACTACTTTGTCTCCGATCATACAATTTTGGACGGATCACTTCCGATCAAAAATCTCTATGGAAAGTTCCCTGAGTTTTTGGAGGTCATGTCCGTTATTCGCAATGTATACGGTGAAGATTTTATGGAAATTTTCGAAAAGGGATTCGAAAGTCTCGGTCAGACATTCAATGAGGAAAATGGGCATCTGACTGCAGCCCCTGCCAATCTGAAGCTCGCTTCAGGTGAGGATAAATAA
- a CDS encoding YjcZ family sporulation protein: MSGYAGGTGAGSGFALLVVLFILLIIVGAAYLY; encoded by the coding sequence ATGAGTGGATACGCTGGAGGTACTGGAGCAGGATCTGGATTCGCATTGTTGGTTGTCCTGTTCATTCTATTGATCATTGTAGGCGCGGCATACTTGTACTAA
- a CDS encoding ABC transporter ATP-binding protein, whose translation MSLQIEHVTKRFGDFTAVNDLSLTVEEGTMYGFLGANGAGKTTTFRMILGLLTPNEGRITWNGKPISYATSPHIGYLPEERGLYPKMKVEEQLLFLAELRGMKRSDAKREIGGWLDRFDVPQYLNKKVEELSKGNQQKIQVIAALLHKPKLIILDEPFSGLDPVNVEMLKKAILDIRNNGATIVFSSHRMDHVEELCEQFSIIDHGKQVVSGTLKEVKRSFGKQNVRIRSDYELGTLAGLPGVTSVTPTVEGAVYQVDSDETAELLLTEALKSGPVRQFEIEEPTLQDIFIAKVGKEHA comes from the coding sequence ATGTCATTACAAATTGAACACGTGACGAAACGATTCGGAGACTTCACAGCTGTGAATGATCTATCGTTAACTGTTGAAGAAGGAACGATGTATGGTTTTTTGGGGGCAAACGGTGCAGGTAAAACAACGACATTCCGTATGATCCTAGGACTGCTGACGCCGAACGAAGGGCGTATCACTTGGAATGGCAAACCGATTTCATATGCGACGAGTCCTCATATCGGATATTTACCTGAGGAGCGCGGACTTTATCCGAAAATGAAAGTCGAAGAACAGCTCCTGTTTTTAGCAGAACTGAGAGGCATGAAACGATCAGATGCAAAGCGGGAAATCGGCGGATGGCTCGATCGTTTTGACGTACCGCAGTATTTGAACAAAAAAGTGGAGGAACTGTCAAAAGGGAATCAGCAGAAGATCCAAGTGATCGCTGCCCTCTTGCATAAGCCGAAACTAATTATTTTAGACGAACCATTCTCAGGACTGGATCCAGTGAACGTGGAGATGCTGAAAAAAGCGATTCTGGATATCCGGAATAACGGGGCGACGATTGTCTTTTCCAGTCACCGCATGGATCACGTAGAAGAATTATGTGAGCAGTTCAGTATTATTGACCATGGGAAGCAGGTTGTCAGCGGGACACTGAAAGAAGTGAAACGTTCATTCGGCAAACAGAATGTCCGCATCCGTTCGGATTATGAATTGGGTACACTTGCTGGACTTCCAGGTGTGACTTCTGTAACACCAACGGTTGAAGGGGCAGTGTATCAGGTGGATTCTGATGAAACAGCGGAACTGCTTTTGACGGAAGCGCTAAAATCAGGACCTGTCCGGCAATTTGAAATTGAAGAACCGACGCTTCAAGATATCTTCATTGCAAAGGTGGGGAAAGAACATGCGTGA
- a CDS encoding YhzD family protein encodes MRTYKLTAYEKTGKMIADETFTAETDEAAKVIGQSLLEKQSLADQTHRLASPAGKLLLFHV; translated from the coding sequence GTGAGGACATATAAATTAACGGCATATGAAAAGACTGGAAAAATGATTGCAGATGAGACATTTACTGCTGAAACAGACGAGGCAGCGAAAGTAATCGGGCAATCGTTATTGGAAAAGCAAAGCTTGGCCGACCAGACACATCGCCTCGCTTCACCAGCTGGGAAACTGCTATTATTTCATGTTTAA
- a CDS encoding ABC transporter permease, producing the protein MREFWIIFKQAFMTKAKTKSFIITTALVVAGIFLLSNLPRILDSIDGIGGDEPTAMKVIDTSGKLDDPLSAVLQANESDITIEPTKESEKDLEKQVRSEDIESFLTLSLDETNTIQAKYTTLSSIEMSLPEPLRNALQTVQAGIKADELSLSGDQVNSLFTQVNFENNNISASAKSEDELNQARILVYVLMFVIYFAVILYSGMIATEVATEKSSRVMEILISSVSPVKHMFAKVLGIGTLGIVQILVYGIVGFIAFKTSASEATEGIGSFFNFTDINPMTLVYAVVFFLLGYFLYATLAALLGSLVSRTEDVQQMIMPMTLMIVAAFILAASGLGNPELVYLKYASFFPFFTPLVMFLRVGMLDLPMWEPLLAIAIMLVTIFVLGWFGARVYRGGVLMYGPSRSLKDIKKAIQLGKE; encoded by the coding sequence ATGCGTGAATTCTGGATTATATTTAAACAAGCATTTATGACGAAAGCAAAAACGAAATCATTCATCATAACAACGGCACTAGTGGTTGCGGGAATCTTTTTACTGTCAAACTTACCAAGAATTCTAGATTCGATTGACGGGATTGGCGGCGACGAACCGACTGCTATGAAAGTGATTGACACGAGTGGGAAACTAGATGATCCGCTTTCTGCAGTTCTACAAGCGAATGAGTCCGATATTACGATAGAACCCACTAAAGAAAGTGAGAAGGACCTGGAGAAACAAGTCCGTTCTGAAGACATCGAGTCGTTTTTAACACTTTCTCTGGACGAAACCAACACAATCCAAGCGAAATACACAACGCTCAGCAGCATTGAAATGAGTCTTCCAGAACCGCTGCGCAATGCATTGCAAACCGTTCAGGCGGGGATTAAAGCAGATGAACTATCCTTATCAGGCGACCAAGTCAATTCACTTTTTACACAAGTAAACTTTGAAAACAATAATATTTCCGCTTCGGCGAAATCCGAAGATGAATTGAATCAGGCCCGCATTTTAGTGTACGTGCTCATGTTTGTGATTTACTTTGCAGTTATCCTTTACTCAGGAATGATTGCCACAGAAGTCGCAACAGAGAAATCCTCCCGTGTGATGGAAATTTTAATTTCCAGTGTGTCACCCGTCAAGCACATGTTTGCAAAGGTGCTTGGTATTGGAACACTGGGGATTGTCCAAATCCTGGTTTATGGAATCGTCGGTTTTATCGCCTTCAAAACTTCTGCTTCAGAAGCGACTGAAGGGATCGGCAGTTTCTTTAACTTTACAGACATTAATCCGATGACACTTGTCTATGCAGTCGTATTTTTCTTGCTAGGCTACTTCTTATACGCAACGCTGGCAGCACTGCTCGGCTCTCTCGTAAGCCGTACAGAGGATGTCCAGCAAATGATTATGCCAATGACGCTCATGATTGTTGCAGCATTCATATTAGCTGCATCGGGTCTCGGGAATCCAGAGCTCGTGTACTTGAAGTATGCATCTTTCTTCCCGTTCTTTACACCGCTCGTCATGTTTTTACGTGTAGGGATGCTGGATTTACCGATGTGGGAGCCGCTTCTTGCGATCGCAATCATGCTGGTAACTATTTTTGTACTCGGATGGTTCGGAGCACGCGTTTATCGCGGCGGTGTTCTCATGTACGGTCCATCCCGTTCATTGAAGGATATTAAGAAAGCGATTCAGTTAGGAAAAGAATAA
- a CDS encoding peptidylprolyl isomerase codes for MMKKTVLSFTLAASVLALSACSGNASDDEAIVTSKDGDITKSEFYQEMKDSVGEQALQMMVIEKVLDSKYDVSDKDVQAEFDDVKEQLGDNFDQYLAQQGQTADGFKKAIKLNKLQEAALTDGIEVSDDELNKYLEQKNTEVKASHILVEDEETAKEVKKKADAGEDFAKLAKEYSTEEGAKESGGELGWFGEGKMVQEFWDAAVAMKKGTISEPVQSEFGYHIIKLEDTRKVDDKEPSKEDKAKAKDELKLAKADTSTIVDKVAKLMKDADVKVKDKDLKSALDMFNESKPEAKEDGADAPADTEADAEDEEK; via the coding sequence ATGATGAAAAAAACAGTACTATCGTTCACGTTAGCAGCATCTGTTCTTGCACTCTCGGCTTGTTCAGGGAATGCTTCTGATGACGAAGCAATCGTTACATCCAAAGATGGAGATATAACAAAGAGTGAGTTTTACCAAGAGATGAAAGATTCTGTTGGTGAACAAGCACTGCAAATGATGGTTATTGAAAAGGTCCTCGATTCAAAATATGATGTATCTGACAAAGATGTGCAGGCAGAATTTGATGACGTCAAAGAACAGCTTGGCGATAATTTCGATCAATACCTTGCACAACAAGGTCAAACAGCAGATGGTTTCAAAAAGGCAATCAAGCTCAATAAGTTGCAAGAAGCAGCGCTTACAGACGGCATTGAAGTAAGCGATGATGAACTCAACAAATATCTTGAGCAGAAAAATACAGAAGTGAAAGCGAGCCACATCTTAGTAGAGGATGAAGAAACTGCTAAAGAAGTGAAAAAGAAAGCGGACGCTGGTGAAGATTTCGCGAAGCTTGCGAAAGAATACTCAACTGAAGAAGGCGCTAAAGAGTCTGGCGGCGAGCTTGGATGGTTCGGTGAAGGTAAAATGGTTCAGGAATTCTGGGATGCTGCTGTCGCAATGAAAAAAGGGACAATCAGCGAACCGGTTCAATCTGAATTTGGTTACCACATCATCAAACTAGAAGACACTCGTAAAGTCGATGACAAAGAGCCTTCTAAAGAAGACAAAGCAAAAGCTAAAGATGAGTTGAAGCTTGCAAAAGCAGATACTAGCACAATCGTCGACAAAGTTGCGAAGCTTATGAAAGACGCTGACGTGAAAGTGAAAGACAAAGATTTGAAGTCTGCACTGGATATGTTCAACGAAAGCAAGCCAGAAGCTAAAGAAGACGGCGCAGATGCACCGGCTGATACTGAAGCGGATGCAGAAGACGAAGAAAAGTAA
- the mgsA gene encoding methylglyoxal synthase, whose translation MKIALIAHDEKKDEMVNFTIAYESIFENFTLYATGTTGKRIMEETNLQVNRMNSGPLGGDQQIGAMIAEGELDLILFFRDPLTAQPHEPDVSALLRLCDVYGIPLATNIATAELLIRSIEKGYFQWRDTADKYKQKTLARFDRG comes from the coding sequence ATGAAGATTGCTTTAATAGCCCACGATGAAAAGAAAGACGAAATGGTTAACTTCACGATTGCCTATGAATCCATATTTGAAAACTTTACGCTTTACGCGACTGGAACTACCGGAAAACGAATTATGGAAGAAACGAATCTTCAAGTGAACCGTATGAATTCGGGACCGCTTGGCGGCGATCAGCAAATTGGTGCGATGATTGCTGAAGGAGAGCTCGATCTTATCCTGTTTTTCCGTGATCCACTGACTGCGCAGCCTCATGAACCGGACGTCAGTGCACTATTGCGCCTTTGCGACGTATACGGCATTCCGCTCGCAACGAACATTGCAACAGCTGAACTGCTCATCCGATCGATTGAAAAAGGCTATTTTCAATGGCGCGATACTGCCGATAAATACAAACAAAAGACGCTTGCCCGCTTTGACCGCGGATAA
- a CDS encoding helix-turn-helix transcriptional regulator yields the protein MKNLIREIRMEMGLTQDELSESLEVSRQTIISLEKGRYNPSLILAFKISKLFDRPIEDIFEPDETDGK from the coding sequence GTGAAAAACTTGATACGGGAGATCCGTATGGAGATGGGTCTCACCCAAGATGAGCTCTCTGAAAGCTTGGAAGTATCTCGTCAGACGATAATTTCTCTGGAAAAAGGAAGGTACAATCCATCGCTGATCCTGGCGTTTAAAATTTCAAAATTGTTTGATCGTCCAATAGAAGACATTTTTGAACCTGATGAAACAGATGGAAAATAG
- a CDS encoding metallophosphoesterase family protein: MIRFLHTADLHLDSPFKGITDMPISRLTELRESTFAAYENLIQYAEKSVPDFVLIAGDIYDGEDRSLRAQMRFVKGLERLQQAGIPVFMSYGNHDHLGGKWTRFQLPGNVTVFGPEVETAELTVRGQRVRIHGFSYKERHIKEAMIGHYPNSARDSGIVDIGMLHGSIAGEESHAVYAPFTREALLEKGYHYWALGHIHKRQVLHNEPPIVYPGNLQGRHRNERGVKGFYEVELEGNEASLKFVPTSVLVFDEIEIDCTEMSHANEWLTACQNAATEVMERTGACILSVRNIKMSPEASHLFSGSSNEEWLEVLRESADRGIWFSGLQFEENKKSALLPDSPLVRSVKEQIDSWDDEDWKQALQDVYQHARSGPYLSALTAEMKKELSDEAGKLISNELST; encoded by the coding sequence ATGATTCGATTCCTGCATACCGCGGATTTGCATTTAGATAGTCCATTTAAAGGAATTACAGACATGCCGATTTCCCGATTGACTGAACTTCGGGAAAGTACATTCGCTGCCTATGAAAACCTGATCCAATATGCGGAGAAATCTGTTCCGGATTTTGTTCTCATTGCAGGGGATATCTACGATGGAGAAGATCGAAGTTTGCGCGCGCAAATGAGATTTGTGAAGGGGCTTGAGCGTCTGCAGCAGGCCGGCATACCAGTTTTCATGTCCTACGGGAACCATGATCATCTGGGAGGAAAGTGGACACGGTTTCAACTGCCAGGAAACGTGACCGTATTTGGTCCGGAAGTGGAAACAGCAGAATTGACTGTACGGGGTCAGCGAGTCAGAATTCATGGGTTCAGCTATAAGGAGCGGCATATTAAAGAAGCGATGATTGGACACTATCCGAATTCCGCCCGTGATTCAGGAATCGTTGACATCGGCATGCTTCATGGCAGCATCGCGGGAGAAGAATCGCATGCAGTCTATGCACCTTTTACAAGAGAAGCACTCCTTGAAAAGGGCTATCACTATTGGGCGCTTGGACACATTCATAAACGGCAGGTCTTACATAATGAGCCGCCCATAGTTTACCCGGGTAACTTACAAGGTCGTCATCGCAATGAACGCGGAGTGAAAGGTTTTTATGAAGTGGAACTTGAAGGCAATGAGGCATCATTGAAATTTGTACCGACATCAGTTCTTGTGTTTGATGAAATCGAGATAGATTGTACAGAAATGAGTCATGCCAATGAGTGGCTGACCGCTTGTCAGAATGCAGCAACGGAAGTCATGGAACGTACGGGTGCGTGTATTCTCAGTGTACGCAATATAAAGATGAGTCCCGAAGCATCTCATCTGTTCAGTGGTTCATCAAATGAGGAATGGCTGGAAGTGCTGCGTGAATCAGCAGATCGAGGCATATGGTTCTCTGGGCTCCAATTTGAGGAAAACAAAAAGAGTGCGCTTTTGCCTGATTCACCACTCGTTCGATCCGTGAAGGAACAAATCGATAGTTGGGATGACGAGGATTGGAAGCAGGCGCTGCAAGATGTTTATCAGCATGCCCGCTCCGGACCTTATTTGTCGGCATTAACTGCTGAAATGAAGAAAGAATTGAGCGACGAAGCAGGGAAACTCATCTCAAATGAGCTTTCGACATGA
- a CDS encoding ATP-binding protein: MKIERLTIYGFGRHSNVTIELGEGVTVFYGENEAGKTTIHQFILQVLFGFPAKNSALLRYEPKTGSRYGGKITLIDEKYGRVEVERIRGKSAGDVTIRFEDGKTGGQSELNELLRQYDRTAFESVFSFSLFQLQGMEQMDSDELSRTLLSSGTTGMDTLLQLEKRLEKEKAELFKKSGKNPQMNVLLKELRELEEKLKLQRAKVDEYEPAVHRLEEVDQQLLIERNNLQNCQAASKKLETALLRLPIIANRNRLLSEIEELGQNEFPPNGIRDQEMLESKKHEAEAIYARASFQLQNVKDQLESDGQKDREVAVEALLAKESDWQVLQQERVSAKSDIARLTTERQRLLGLLGAAEPSPGEVLLQLDSSFTQEQRLQELAEQVQQTERAVQSSQLELQRTEEMERRTSQQLERLHAEAPTPDEQAQASKWPAVRTRLSEAKAYVSFARKEQQTSSKTVIWILLAAGILVAGYGILEQQWLLAFLGVIVAAVSGYGLMQNQRTPAQSDERMREMMALVKAYEGKEEAFEELCKRTDDFIRKAEQLNVIAEGHAMDIEALRNDVTRLSEESIHARSRLATELHECGLTDSAGIEAIPELFRLVRQLQETDRSLSQRLNDQQETNTKIEKHLESARTVLGREVPEADLYTLIRQEARQLRDASLTAETYGRKVKELSRTLEEKKLELQAYREQEQHLFEQAGAADKQSFYNAFDRWQQVQTMKLSLDGLNDQLKTLHHADEFGDDEAWIQQQLAISEERLAAAELTISELTDERASLLHKTEALLSDDAHLYTQQLYENKKAEFNALARSWSSRQAAAEAIRQTMGDLKDKKLPAVLTRANKLFHQLTAGRYDQLDIDPAGRFQALRKDGQSFEIAELSQATKEQAYLALRFSLASELAGQAPFPVIMDDPFVHFDAKRLTRMTELISELSADHQFIVFTCHETLAPHWPEAKIIHVSEIGNSPEGVAL, from the coding sequence ATGAAGATTGAGCGGTTAACAATCTATGGATTTGGCCGCCACAGCAATGTGACGATTGAGCTTGGAGAAGGAGTCACGGTCTTTTACGGGGAGAATGAAGCCGGTAAAACAACGATTCATCAGTTCATCTTGCAAGTATTATTTGGATTTCCTGCTAAGAACAGCGCGCTTTTGCGATATGAACCGAAGACCGGATCGAGGTATGGCGGTAAAATTACGCTGATCGATGAAAAGTATGGTCGGGTGGAAGTTGAGCGGATTCGAGGGAAGTCAGCGGGAGACGTTACGATACGGTTCGAGGACGGGAAGACAGGCGGTCAATCTGAACTCAATGAGCTCCTGCGCCAGTATGACCGCACAGCATTTGAGTCTGTCTTCTCGTTTTCATTGTTTCAGCTGCAAGGAATGGAGCAGATGGACTCGGATGAGCTTAGCCGAACGCTATTATCCTCCGGTACAACTGGAATGGATACGCTGCTTCAATTAGAAAAACGGCTGGAAAAAGAGAAAGCAGAACTCTTTAAAAAGTCGGGGAAAAATCCTCAAATGAATGTGCTGTTGAAAGAACTCCGTGAACTCGAAGAGAAACTGAAACTGCAGCGAGCGAAAGTAGATGAATACGAACCCGCTGTGCACCGATTGGAAGAAGTGGACCAGCAGCTGTTAATCGAGCGTAACAATCTGCAAAATTGCCAAGCGGCGTCTAAAAAACTTGAAACTGCTCTCTTGCGGCTTCCGATCATTGCTAACAGAAATCGGCTGCTTTCAGAGATTGAGGAACTCGGTCAGAATGAGTTCCCTCCAAACGGGATACGTGACCAGGAAATGTTGGAAAGTAAAAAACATGAAGCGGAAGCAATTTACGCACGGGCTTCATTTCAATTGCAGAATGTGAAAGACCAGCTGGAAAGTGACGGACAAAAAGATCGGGAAGTTGCGGTTGAAGCATTGCTTGCAAAGGAATCGGATTGGCAGGTTCTTCAGCAGGAACGTGTAAGTGCGAAGTCAGATATTGCGCGGTTAACGACTGAACGGCAGCGGCTGCTGGGTCTCCTCGGTGCTGCGGAACCTTCTCCAGGTGAAGTTCTTTTACAATTGGACAGTTCATTCACTCAAGAGCAGCGCCTGCAAGAATTAGCAGAACAAGTTCAGCAAACAGAACGTGCCGTCCAGTCCAGTCAGCTGGAATTGCAGCGGACCGAAGAAATGGAACGGAGAACCTCACAGCAGCTGGAGAGGCTGCATGCTGAAGCGCCCACTCCTGATGAACAAGCTCAAGCTTCAAAGTGGCCAGCTGTGCGCACGCGTCTTTCTGAAGCAAAAGCGTATGTGTCATTTGCTAGGAAAGAACAGCAAACATCTTCTAAAACTGTCATATGGATCTTGCTTGCAGCGGGTATTTTAGTAGCAGGCTATGGAATCCTCGAGCAGCAATGGCTGCTTGCTTTTCTAGGCGTTATCGTGGCGGCAGTGAGCGGTTACGGACTGATGCAAAATCAGCGAACTCCTGCTCAATCGGATGAACGCATGAGAGAAATGATGGCCCTGGTAAAAGCGTATGAAGGAAAAGAAGAGGCGTTTGAAGAATTGTGCAAGAGGACGGATGATTTCATCCGAAAAGCAGAACAATTAAATGTAATTGCAGAAGGACATGCAATGGACATAGAAGCCCTTCGCAACGACGTCACCCGTCTGAGTGAGGAAAGTATTCACGCACGCAGTCGGCTTGCAACAGAGCTTCACGAATGCGGTTTAACAGACTCGGCAGGAATTGAAGCGATTCCGGAACTGTTCCGATTGGTAAGGCAGCTGCAAGAAACAGATCGGTCCTTGTCACAGCGTTTAAACGATCAGCAGGAGACTAATACGAAAATCGAGAAGCATCTCGAGTCTGCACGCACAGTGCTAGGGCGTGAAGTTCCTGAAGCAGACCTGTATACTTTAATCAGGCAAGAAGCACGGCAGCTGCGCGACGCATCGCTCACAGCTGAAACATACGGACGCAAAGTTAAAGAACTTTCAAGAACACTGGAAGAGAAAAAACTGGAATTACAAGCGTATCGAGAACAAGAGCAGCATTTATTTGAACAGGCAGGAGCAGCTGATAAACAATCGTTCTATAACGCATTTGACCGCTGGCAGCAAGTCCAGACTATGAAACTGAGTTTAGACGGATTAAATGACCAGTTGAAGACGCTCCATCATGCGGATGAATTCGGAGATGATGAAGCATGGATCCAGCAGCAGCTTGCCATCTCTGAAGAACGGCTGGCAGCTGCAGAGCTTACGATTTCAGAGCTGACAGATGAGCGTGCTAGTTTACTGCATAAAACAGAAGCATTACTTTCTGATGATGCGCATCTGTATACACAGCAGCTTTATGAGAACAAAAAAGCGGAATTTAATGCACTGGCACGATCGTGGTCGAGCCGGCAAGCAGCAGCAGAGGCGATTCGTCAAACGATGGGGGACTTGAAAGACAAAAAGTTACCTGCTGTCTTAACGCGTGCAAACAAGCTGTTCCATCAACTGACTGCAGGACGGTATGATCAATTGGACATTGATCCAGCCGGACGATTCCAAGCATTGCGTAAAGATGGACAGTCGTTTGAGATTGCGGAGTTAAGTCAAGCGACGAAAGAACAAGCGTATTTAGCGCTTCGGTTCTCACTGGCAAGTGAATTAGCGGGTCAAGCACCCTTTCCTGTTATAATGGATGATCCGTTTGTCCATTTCGATGCGAAACGGCTCACCCGTATGACTGAACTCATATCGGAATTGTCCGCTGACCATCAATTCATCGTATTTACTTGTCATGAGACGCTGGCGCCACATTGGCCAGAAGCTAAAATTATCCATGTTTCCGAAATTGGAAACTCACCAGAAGGAGTTGCATTATGA
- a CDS encoding YtxH domain-containing protein, with product MKTSTFFAGLAVGSVAAAITVLYSTPQSGSEMRSSVATASADLKAKLKDVKGRVNELKESVSDFANQNVQPAIEGVKDSVGGWRTADEGSRNRLENEIQEIQSAIEELERHVAAQHNH from the coding sequence ATGAAAACATCTACATTTTTTGCAGGACTGGCCGTTGGGTCAGTGGCTGCTGCGATTACAGTACTATACTCAACTCCACAATCCGGAAGCGAGATGCGTTCGTCTGTAGCAACTGCATCTGCCGATTTGAAGGCAAAGCTGAAAGATGTGAAAGGCCGAGTGAATGAGTTGAAAGAATCTGTTTCAGATTTTGCGAACCAAAACGTTCAGCCTGCAATTGAAGGGGTCAAAGATTCTGTAGGCGGCTGGCGCACTGCGGATGAAGGATCACGTAACCGTCTGGAAAACGAGATCCAAGAAATTCAATCTGCAATTGAAGAACTTGAACGGCATGTTGCAGCACAGCACAATCATTAA
- the yhaM gene encoding 3'-5' exoribonuclease YhaM: MKKLLDHKVGEPVDLFLFIKQSTKGVTQQGSPFMSLVLQDKSGDLEAKLWDTGEEQERLYPAAAIVRVGGEVHEYRGKNQLRIKSIRPAKADEGITMSDLVPSAEKSKEELMEELMQFFFEMKNPQIQRITRHLIKKHQEAFTMYPAATRNHHDYVSGLLDHVVSMLKLSKAVSDLYPTLNKDLLYSGVILHDIGKVIELSGPVAAHYTVEGNLLGHISIMVTEISKAADELDISGEEVMLLQHMVLSHHGKEEWGSPKRPMLPEAEMLHYIDNIDAKMNMLNRAMSKTEPGEFSERIFPLENRSFYKPTFE, encoded by the coding sequence ATGAAAAAACTATTAGATCATAAAGTAGGGGAACCGGTAGACTTATTCCTCTTCATCAAACAATCCACAAAAGGGGTCACACAGCAAGGAAGCCCCTTCATGTCACTTGTACTGCAAGATAAAAGCGGAGATTTGGAAGCAAAGCTCTGGGATACTGGAGAAGAGCAGGAGCGGTTGTATCCGGCAGCTGCTATTGTTCGCGTTGGCGGGGAAGTGCACGAGTACCGCGGGAAAAACCAGCTGCGCATTAAGAGCATTCGCCCTGCAAAAGCAGATGAAGGAATTACGATGTCGGATCTGGTGCCATCCGCTGAAAAAAGCAAAGAGGAACTGATGGAGGAGTTAATGCAATTCTTCTTCGAGATGAAGAATCCTCAGATTCAACGGATAACCCGTCATTTGATTAAGAAGCACCAGGAAGCTTTCACGATGTACCCAGCTGCCACACGGAATCATCATGACTATGTATCAGGTTTGCTTGATCATGTCGTATCGATGCTGAAACTTTCGAAAGCAGTGTCGGATCTGTATCCAACTTTGAACAAAGATTTATTGTATTCTGGTGTGATTTTGCATGACATCGGGAAAGTCATTGAGTTATCAGGACCGGTGGCGGCGCACTACACCGTAGAAGGGAATTTACTGGGACACATTAGTATCATGGTGACGGAAATCTCGAAAGCTGCGGATGAACTTGATATTTCAGGTGAAGAAGTGATGCTCCTTCAGCACATGGTTCTTTCCCACCACGGAAAAGAAGAGTGGGGCAGCCCGAAACGTCCGATGCTGCCTGAAGCCGAGATGCTCCATTACATCGACAACATCGATGCTAAAATGAACATGCTGAACCGGGCGATGAGCAAAACTGAACCCGGTGAGTTCTCTGAACGCATTTTCCCATTGGAGAATCGTTCATTCTATAAGCCAACATTTGAATAA